Sequence from the Cucumis sativus cultivar 9930 chromosome 1, Cucumber_9930_V3, whole genome shotgun sequence genome:
CCTTAATCTTCACTTCAATTTCATCACCGGTACCTTCCCCACCACTCTTTACCATTGTTCCAACCTCAATCACCTCGACCTCTCGCACAATTTACTCGCCGGGTCAATTCCAGACGACATCGACCGCTTGTCTCGCCTCGAGCATCTCAATCTCGGTGCAAACAGGTTCTCCGGCGAAATTCCGGTATCGATTTCTCGGTTGTCGGAACTTAAACAACTCCATCTTtatgttaataaatttaatgggACATACCCATCTGAAATCCGAAAGTTGTTGAATCTGGAAGAATTGTTAATAGCTTACAATTCAAATCTCCAACCGGCTGAATTGCCTTCCGGTTTATCGAAGTTGAAGAAGCTGAGGTATTTATGGATGACAGATTCCAATTTAATCGGTGAAATTCCTGAATGGATCGGTAAACTGAGGGATCTTGTGATATTGGATTTGTCGAGGAACAACTTGACTGGGAAAGTCCCCCACAGTTTGTCTAAGTTGAAGAAACTCAGAATTGTGTATCTGTTCAAGAACAATCTCACCGGAGAAATTCCTGAATGGATTGAATCCGAAAACATCACCGAATACGACCTGTCGGAAAATAATTTGACCGGTGGAATTCCAGTAAGCATGAGCCGTATTCCGGCATTATCAAACGTTAGATTGTTTAGTTATATGATCCTTCAAGGTTTTCAATTTACTGCCAATAAAACCACCGGAAATATGTGCTCCGGCGGTAAATTGATACAACCCGAAGTTCGAATTACAGAATGATATTTGTACCgaaaaaataatgtatcaTGCGAAGAAATTATGTAAaggtaaagaaagaaaagtttgacaataagaaattatatttgtttttgtgcTTATTCTGATCTTCTTGGCTACTACCAAAGTGATTGCAAACATGAGCTTGCTTGCTGCCCCTAATGGCTTTGGTTGGTAACTCTTTCTTTATTAGTTGTATCATACAAAAATAGTCATTAAATTTTGAGATCATAGGTTACAATAATCAAAATCTGGAGACAAACAaagtttaactaaattttaaaggtATTTGTATAAGTTAAGGGGTTGCTTGACCCATTAAGTAGAGTcgataaatttgaagaagtcAATATGTTGGA
This genomic interval carries:
- the LOC116404383 gene encoding receptor-like protein 52 codes for the protein MGSLYQQEHSVLLRLNHFWQNQAPISHWLTSNASHCSWTEVQCTNNSVTGLIFSSYNLNGTIPSFICDLKNLTHLNLHFNFITGTFPTTLYHCSNLNHLDLSHNLLAGSIPDDIDRLSRLEHLNLGANRFSGEIPVSISRLSELKQLHLYVNKFNGTYPSEIRKLLNLEELLIAYNSNLQPAELPSGLSKLKKLRYLWMTDSNLIGEIPEWIGKLRDLVILDLSRNNLTGKVPHSLSKLKKLRIVYLFKNNLTGEIPEWIESENITEYDLSENNLTGGIPVSMSRIPALSNVRLFSYMILQGFQFTANKTTGNMCSGGKLIQPEVRITE